A single region of the Salvia miltiorrhiza cultivar Shanhuang (shh) chromosome 8, IMPLAD_Smil_shh, whole genome shotgun sequence genome encodes:
- the LOC131000227 gene encoding uncharacterized protein LOC131000227 — MSRPMLLVFLLLILIITSQFEWRQQIVNDMDTNTAVSQKQQQISKREEGVKEKIILSQEKSIQKLNEVVKNLREQLQQCRSSNATFTSLSETERQLILDD, encoded by the exons ATGTCGAGACCAATGCTGCTTGTCTTTCTGTTGCTGATACTGATTATTACATCCCAATTTGAATGGAGACAGCAAATAGTAAATGACATGGACACAAATACGGCGGTGTCTCAGAAGCAACAACAGATCTCGAAAAGGGAGGAAGGTGTCAAAGAAAAG ATCATCTTGTCACAGGAAAAGAGCATCCAGAAACTGAATGAGGTTGTTAAGAATCTTAGGGAACAGCTACAGCAATGTCGGAGCAGTAATGCCACTTTCACCTCTTTGTCTGAAACTGAGCGCCAACTAATTCTAGACGACTGA
- the LOC131000226 gene encoding methyl-CpG-binding domain-containing protein 6-like, whose product MSEPQLPPDPVPESHDPEASPTDPLLDTGAYIDPGRNHSAAGAELPQHMPEFAPGVVIAAEPISMYVPGEDSAEATPRAVRRRDPEEMSKRPSWLPEDWKIDLKVRSSGATAGLIDRYYVEPTGQRRFRSKVEVLHFLETGSKPAKRKGASETETTPSGSPASQTQRKSNTKRKKSEAFVSDNTQPPYVLNSVQTDNAQQI is encoded by the exons ATGTCTGAACCCCAGCTGCCGCCCGACCCGGTTCCCGAATCTCACGACCCGGAAGCCAGCCCCACCGACCCGCTTCTTGACACCGGCGCCTACATCGACCCGGGCCGGAATCACTCGGCCGCCGGCGCCGAGTTGCCCCAGCACATGCCGGAGTTCGCGCCGGGCGTCGTGATTGCGGCGGAGCCCATCTCGATGTACGTCCCAGGGGAGGACTCGGCGGAGGCCACGCCGCGGGCGGTGCGGCGGAGGGATCCCGAGGAGATGTCCAAGCGCCCGAGCTGGCTGCCGGAGGACTGGAAGATTGACTTGAAAGTGCGGTCTTCTGGAGCCACAGCTGGACTCATTGATCGA TATTACGTCGAACCAACGGGGCAACGTAGATTTCGTTCAAAGGTTGAGGTGCTTCACTTTCTGGAAACAGGAAGTAAACCGGCAAAGAGAAAGGGAGCTTCTGAAACTGAGACTACG CCTTCCGGGAGTCCTGCGAGCCAAACACAAAGGAAGTCCAACACAAAACGCAAGAAATCTGAGGCCTTCGTTTCTGATAATACACAACCACCATATGTTCTCAACAGCGTCCAGACAGATAATGCCCAACAGATATGA